Proteins found in one Candidatus Poribacteria bacterium genomic segment:
- a CDS encoding glutaredoxin family protein, translating to MKAKPMQLQFYTKPDCPLCDEAKAVLQNISAKASFITVEEIDITKDLRLFTKYKYRIPVLELDGQPLFTHHVTHWKLMWQLRWHRARRHFIGRRDL from the coding sequence TTGAAAGCCAAACCGATGCAACTTCAGTTCTACACCAAACCTGACTGTCCGCTTTGTGACGAGGCAAAAGCAGTTCTCCAGAACATCAGTGCGAAGGCATCATTTATTACGGTGGAAGAAATCGACATTACGAAAGATCTAAGACTCTTCACGAAATATAAATATCGGATTCCTGTGCTTGAGTTGGATGGGCAGCCGCTTTTTACGCATCACGTTACGCATTGGAAGTTGATGTGGCAGCTACGATGGCACCGGGCTCGGAGACATTTCATTGGTAGGAGGGATTTGTAA
- the ggt gene encoding gamma-glutamyltransferase: MAFPSHGTTHRSTVTGTRGMATSAHPLASLAGARMLLAGGNAFDAAVAVASTLNVVEPYMSGIAGNGYMLIYSAKEKRHRVLDYLGTAPYAATLDVYPTLESQQIGIRAGMVPGGCGGWLALLEHYGSMDHADVFAPAIELAENGYAVTVKNAEFMAGAYHYFSERAAEVIASRGRTPHPGEVLVQKDLAQTFRTVAEGGAEAFYRGDIAKEIVRFSEETDGLITEKDLADFEVEWQEPLSVTYKDYEVYCPPPPCSGFQYLETLNILENDGLGELGHNTPEYLHLLIEAIKLASADRAEYAPRPNPPIERLLSKDYAQAQRERIGEQAAVSGGERWSKDKLPGEIVADDWTTECTTHFDTADAEGNIVAVTQSLGQPFGSGVILGSTGMFLNNFMNWFDRIPESPNAVGPHKRIEMCMSPCQVWKGGNPFAAIGTPGSHGILQTTLQMVLNLIEHGMNVQAAIEAPRIRLVNPGTHVSMEGRIPAAVRAALEARGHEVEVLPDWTATVGGGHGIAFDPEEGSFMGGADPRRDGYAIGV, from the coding sequence ATGGCATTTCCATCTCATGGCACAACGCATCGCTCGACAGTAACGGGTACACGCGGAATGGCGACAAGCGCGCATCCGCTCGCAAGTCTCGCTGGCGCGCGGATGTTACTTGCTGGGGGTAATGCGTTTGATGCGGCAGTCGCCGTCGCTTCAACGCTTAACGTTGTTGAACCCTATATGTCGGGTATTGCTGGCAATGGGTATATGCTGATCTATAGTGCGAAGGAAAAACGGCACCGCGTGTTAGATTATCTGGGCACTGCGCCTTACGCAGCGACACTGGATGTCTATCCGACACTCGAAAGTCAGCAGATTGGCATTCGTGCAGGTATGGTGCCCGGTGGCTGTGGCGGATGGTTGGCATTGCTGGAACATTACGGAAGTATGGATCACGCAGATGTCTTCGCGCCGGCAATTGAATTAGCAGAAAATGGGTACGCCGTCACCGTCAAGAATGCGGAATTCATGGCAGGTGCGTATCACTATTTTTCGGAAAGGGCTGCAGAAGTTATTGCCTCGCGTGGGAGAACCCCACATCCGGGCGAAGTTTTGGTGCAGAAAGATCTCGCGCAAACGTTTCGCACGGTTGCAGAAGGCGGCGCAGAAGCGTTCTACCGTGGCGATATTGCTAAAGAGATTGTCCGTTTTTCCGAAGAAACTGATGGACTGATTACTGAAAAGGATTTGGCTGATTTTGAGGTGGAGTGGCAGGAGCCTCTCTCTGTTACCTACAAAGATTACGAAGTCTACTGCCCACCGCCGCCGTGTTCCGGCTTTCAGTACTTGGAGACGCTGAATATTTTAGAGAACGATGGACTTGGTGAACTCGGACACAATACGCCAGAATACCTGCATCTACTGATTGAAGCGATTAAGTTAGCGAGTGCGGATAGAGCCGAGTATGCACCGCGCCCGAATCCGCCGATCGAACGGTTGCTATCTAAGGACTATGCCCAGGCACAGCGCGAACGCATTGGTGAACAAGCAGCAGTTAGCGGTGGCGAACGCTGGTCAAAGGATAAACTCCCCGGTGAAATCGTCGCTGACGATTGGACAACCGAATGCACAACCCATTTCGACACCGCTGATGCAGAGGGCAATATCGTCGCTGTGACACAGAGTCTCGGACAACCCTTCGGCTCAGGCGTGATTCTCGGTTCAACGGGGATGTTCCTCAACAATTTCATGAACTGGTTTGACAGAATCCCAGAGAGTCCGAACGCTGTTGGACCGCATAAACGGATAGAGATGTGTATGTCGCCGTGCCAAGTTTGGAAAGGCGGGAACCCGTTCGCGGCAATCGGTACCCCCGGAAGCCATGGCATCCTACAGACAACCTTGCAGATGGTGTTGAATCTAATTGAACACGGGATGAACGTTCAGGCGGCGATTGAGGCACCACGCATTCGGTTGGTAAACCCCGGTACGCATGTGAGTATGGAGGGACGCATCCCTGCTGCCGTTCGTGCAGCGTTAGAAGCACGCGGACATGAGGTAGAGGTGTTACCCGATTGGACAGCAACTGTCGGCGGAGGGCACGGTATTGCCTTTGATCCCGAAGAAGGAAGTTTTATGGGTGGTGCTGATCCGCGGCGCGATGGGTATGCAATAGGTGTGTAA